One stretch of Amycolatopsis sp. NBC_00345 DNA includes these proteins:
- a CDS encoding carbohydrate ABC transporter permease yields the protein MTTTRGRVVTYVALIVGALLTLFPYYWLAVMASNTTADIYAAPPRLTFGGHLFDNIGQVFAKIDFFGSLLNTLIVAVVTTLLVLFFDSLAAFTFAKYDFPGSSVLFGILLATFVVPTQLAAIPQFDLMAHFGWVGDLKALIIPAAANAFGIFWMRQYARGAIPDELLEAARMDGAGFFRTYLSVGLPVLRPALAFLGIFTFVNAWNDYLWPLVVLIDSNHVTLQVALSQLNGLYVKDYSVVMAGTLVAIVPLVIVFLFGARHFIRNIAAGALKG from the coding sequence ATGACCACCACTCGCGGACGCGTCGTGACGTACGTGGCGCTCATCGTCGGCGCGCTGCTCACCCTGTTCCCCTACTACTGGCTGGCCGTAATGGCGTCCAACACCACGGCCGACATCTACGCGGCCCCGCCGCGGCTGACCTTCGGCGGCCACCTGTTCGACAACATCGGCCAGGTGTTCGCGAAGATCGACTTCTTCGGCTCGCTGCTGAACACGCTGATCGTCGCGGTGGTGACGACGCTGCTGGTGCTGTTCTTCGACTCGCTGGCCGCGTTCACCTTCGCCAAGTACGACTTCCCCGGCAGCTCGGTGCTCTTCGGCATCCTGCTGGCCACGTTCGTCGTGCCGACGCAGCTGGCCGCGATCCCGCAGTTCGACCTGATGGCGCACTTCGGCTGGGTGGGCGACCTCAAGGCGCTGATCATCCCGGCCGCCGCCAACGCGTTCGGCATCTTCTGGATGCGCCAGTACGCGCGCGGCGCCATCCCGGACGAGCTGCTGGAGGCCGCGCGGATGGACGGGGCCGGGTTCTTCCGCACCTACCTGTCGGTCGGCCTGCCGGTGCTGCGCCCCGCGCTGGCGTTCCTCGGCATCTTCACCTTCGTCAACGCCTGGAACGACTATCTGTGGCCGCTGGTGGTGCTGATCGACTCGAACCACGTCACCCTGCAGGTCGCGCTCTCGCAGCTGAACGGGCTGTACGTCAAGGACTACAGCGTGGTCATGGCGGGCACGCTCGTCGCGATCGTCCCGCTGGTCATCGTGTTCCTCTTCGGTGCCCGGCACTTCATCCGCAACATCGCCGCCGGCGCCCTCAAGGGCTGA
- a CDS encoding carbohydrate ABC transporter permease: MTAILPAPATAPARHAPVSRRKRWRYLPQYLAIAPFFLLFAVFGIYPVLYSLYLALQRWDGVGPMKFVGLENFRFLLSDATFWESIGNTLVIWVMSTVPMTVLALLIALGLNSSVRFKGVLRVAYFLPNVTSIVAMSLVFGSIFSSDFGILNWVLGLVGIDHVQWLTDPWAIRGAISIMIIWRWTGYNAIIFLAGLQALPPDVFEAARIDGAGPVQTFFRITLPLLRPVLLFSVVMSAISGMQIFTESQVLLGNRGGPDGAGLTMVLYFYNTAFADNDFGYGAAIAWGIFVVVVLFSILNWRLVQRPARGQVKETVR; the protein is encoded by the coding sequence GTGACCGCGATCCTGCCCGCCCCCGCCACCGCGCCGGCGCGCCACGCCCCCGTCAGCCGCCGGAAGCGCTGGCGCTACCTGCCGCAGTACCTCGCGATCGCGCCGTTCTTCCTGCTGTTCGCGGTCTTCGGCATCTACCCGGTGCTGTACTCGCTGTACCTCGCGCTGCAGCGCTGGGACGGCGTCGGGCCGATGAAGTTCGTCGGGCTGGAGAACTTCCGGTTCCTGCTCAGCGACGCCACGTTCTGGGAGTCGATCGGCAACACCCTGGTCATCTGGGTCATGTCGACGGTCCCGATGACGGTGCTCGCGCTGCTGATCGCGCTCGGGCTCAACTCGTCGGTGCGCTTCAAGGGCGTGCTGCGGGTGGCGTACTTCCTGCCGAACGTCACCTCGATCGTGGCCATGTCGCTGGTGTTCGGCTCGATCTTCTCCAGCGACTTCGGCATCCTCAACTGGGTGCTCGGCCTGGTCGGGATCGACCACGTCCAGTGGCTCACCGACCCGTGGGCGATCCGCGGCGCGATCTCGATCATGATCATCTGGCGGTGGACCGGCTACAACGCGATCATCTTCCTGGCCGGTCTGCAGGCGCTCCCGCCGGACGTGTTCGAGGCGGCCCGCATCGACGGCGCCGGGCCGGTGCAGACGTTCTTCCGCATCACCCTGCCGCTGCTGCGCCCGGTGCTGCTGTTCTCCGTGGTGATGTCGGCGATCAGCGGGATGCAGATCTTCACCGAGTCCCAGGTGCTGCTCGGCAACCGCGGCGGCCCGGACGGCGCCGGCCTGACGATGGTCCTCTACTTCTACAACACCGCGTTCGCGGACAACGACTTCGGCTACGGCGCCGCGATCGCCTGGGGCATCTTCGTCGTCGTCGTGCTGTTCTCGATCCTGAACTGGCGGCTCGTCCAGCGGCCGGCCCGCGGCCAGGTCAAGGAGACGGTCCGATGA
- a CDS encoding extracellular solute-binding protein, with the protein MTLTRRRFLTGAAALGAAAFGAAACTSPTTANPGRITLWYTSNGLSEQVLGEAVRRFAADKLTPSQVSGELKQRLLAALAGEAYLPDITMLGDDIATYFADTDHFVDLNTLGAAESKPEYLPWKWQAGASPDGFQLGFPVDVGPAALYYRHDLFAQAGLPSEPDDVAAAVPTWDDYFDFGVQAQKKLPGRYLITDTKTVFTYSLAQEPRKYFDRDNHYLDDQSQVRRAWDRAVKAFRLGLTAGYAGSQSQNGESIDRHAAWNSGKELSFVNASWISGELKQSAPATAGKWRVCRAPGGAGNQGGSFLAITKYCPDPHAAFEMVKWLQSPANQPQTYLELGLFPPSPSVYTDPRLLAPEPFFGGQVTMDVFSKTAREVQPVYFSPWDITISDTYTDALTTVESAGKDPEQAWNDARSSVERLLRRQGVLS; encoded by the coding sequence ATGACGTTGACTCGACGAAGGTTCCTGACCGGCGCGGCCGCCCTCGGCGCCGCGGCGTTCGGGGCCGCCGCCTGCACCAGTCCCACCACCGCGAACCCGGGGCGGATCACGCTCTGGTACACCTCGAACGGCCTGTCCGAGCAGGTGCTCGGCGAGGCCGTGCGGCGGTTCGCCGCCGACAAGCTGACGCCGTCGCAGGTCAGCGGCGAGCTGAAGCAGCGGCTGCTCGCCGCGCTGGCCGGCGAGGCCTACCTGCCGGACATCACCATGCTCGGCGACGACATCGCGACCTACTTCGCCGACACCGACCACTTCGTCGACCTCAACACCCTCGGCGCGGCGGAGTCGAAACCCGAGTACCTGCCGTGGAAGTGGCAGGCCGGCGCGAGCCCGGACGGGTTCCAGCTCGGCTTCCCCGTCGACGTCGGCCCGGCCGCGCTGTACTACCGGCACGACCTGTTCGCCCAGGCCGGCCTGCCGAGCGAGCCCGACGACGTCGCGGCCGCGGTGCCCACCTGGGACGACTACTTCGACTTCGGCGTGCAGGCGCAGAAGAAGCTGCCCGGCCGCTACCTGATCACCGACACCAAGACCGTGTTCACCTACTCGCTGGCCCAGGAGCCGCGGAAGTACTTCGACCGCGACAACCACTACCTCGACGACCAGTCGCAGGTGCGCCGGGCGTGGGACCGCGCGGTCAAGGCGTTCCGGCTGGGCCTCACCGCGGGCTACGCGGGCTCGCAGAGCCAGAACGGCGAGTCCATCGACCGGCACGCCGCCTGGAACAGCGGCAAGGAGCTGAGCTTCGTCAACGCTTCGTGGATTTCGGGCGAGCTGAAGCAGTCCGCGCCCGCGACCGCGGGCAAGTGGCGCGTCTGCCGCGCCCCCGGCGGGGCGGGCAACCAGGGCGGCTCGTTCCTGGCGATCACGAAGTACTGCCCCGACCCGCACGCGGCGTTCGAAATGGTGAAGTGGCTGCAGTCGCCCGCGAACCAGCCGCAGACGTACCTGGAGCTGGGCCTGTTTCCGCCCAGCCCGTCCGTCTACACCGACCCGCGGCTGCTCGCGCCGGAGCCGTTCTTCGGCGGCCAGGTGACCATGGACGTGTTCTCGAAGACCGCCCGTGAGGTGCAGCCCGTCTACTTCAGTCCCTGGGACATCACGATCAGCGACACCTACACCGACGCACTGACCACTGTGGAGAGTGCCGGCAAGGACCCGGAACAGGCGTGGAACGACGCGCGGTCCTCGGTCGAACGGCTGCTGCGCCGTCAGGGGGTGCTCTCGTGA
- a CDS encoding LacI family DNA-binding transcriptional regulator encodes MVSSEASRKVTIHDVARSAGVSRQTVSRALNDKAEIDGATKQRVLDAARELGYRPSRFARGLVRQDTTTIGLVIPDLRNPFFTEVAAAALEAARGRGWHVVVYDTADSAAEELGTLQVIASQVDAVVGYFSQPEDELDRFTRGIPVVLIGREHHTPRFSSIRIDGSEGVAEAIAHLVAAGHRRIGMLDHAGRAEPSIRREWFATAAAAHGLDAGAVEGAAQSVDGGAAALETLLRAHPDLTAVFTFNDIIAIGALRAARRLGRAVPADLAVIGFDGLELGTLVHPALSSVALDTRALGALAIDQAARLLTGATPLTAADLVVRARLLLRESA; translated from the coding sequence GTGGTCTCGTCGGAGGCGTCCCGGAAGGTGACGATCCACGACGTCGCCCGCAGCGCCGGCGTCTCCCGCCAGACCGTTTCCCGCGCGCTCAACGACAAAGCCGAGATCGACGGCGCCACCAAGCAGCGCGTGCTCGACGCCGCCCGCGAGCTGGGCTACCGGCCGAGCCGCTTCGCCCGCGGCCTGGTGCGGCAGGACACCACCACGATCGGCCTGGTCATCCCCGACCTGCGGAACCCGTTTTTCACCGAGGTCGCCGCCGCCGCGCTCGAGGCCGCGCGGGGCCGGGGCTGGCACGTCGTCGTCTACGACACCGCGGACAGCGCCGCCGAGGAACTCGGCACCCTGCAGGTGATCGCGTCCCAGGTGGACGCCGTCGTCGGCTACTTCAGCCAGCCCGAGGACGAGCTGGACCGCTTCACCCGCGGCATCCCCGTCGTGCTGATCGGCCGCGAGCACCACACGCCACGGTTCAGCTCCATCCGTATCGACGGCTCCGAGGGCGTCGCCGAGGCGATCGCGCACCTCGTCGCCGCGGGCCACCGGCGGATCGGGATGCTCGACCACGCCGGGCGCGCCGAGCCCAGCATCCGCCGCGAGTGGTTCGCCACCGCGGCCGCCGCGCACGGCCTCGACGCCGGTGCCGTCGAAGGCGCCGCCCAGTCCGTCGACGGCGGCGCGGCGGCGCTCGAAACGCTGCTGCGGGCGCACCCGGACCTCACCGCGGTGTTCACCTTCAACGACATCATCGCCATCGGCGCCCTGCGCGCGGCCCGCCGGCTCGGCCGCGCCGTGCCCGCCGACCTCGCGGTGATCGGCTTCGACGGCCTCGAACTCGGCACCCTCGTGCACCCCGCGCTCAGCAGCGTCGCCCTCGACACCCGCGCCCTCGGCGCGCTGGCGATCGACCAGGCCGCCCGCCTGCTCACCGGCGCCACCCCGCTGACCGCGGCCGACCTGGTCGTCCGCGCCCGGCTGCTGCTGCGCGAATCCGCCTGA
- a CDS encoding amino acid permease: MDSTVVTEKGDNYTKALGKRQVQMIAIGGAIGVGLFLGAGGKLHTVGPSLVFSYAICGIAAYFVMRALGELVMHRQSSGSFVTYAREFIGPWAGFVSGWMYWLNWAMTGIAEITAVAIYVHKWLPDLPQWITALVALGVLMAVNLLSVKLFGELEFWFSVVKVTAIVVFLVTALGLVFTGANIGGTPAGVHNLTDHGGFFPAGIGIALMTLQAVIFAYSAIEVVGIAAGETKDAEKVLPKAINGVVWRIAVFYVGSVLMLAMLLPWPFYNGDESPFVTVFSRLGIGGIGDVMNAVVLTAALSSCNSGLYSTGRILRALAEKGEAPKFVGKMNSRHVPYGGILFTSIAYVLGVVLNYIVPSEAFDIAIAVASLGVVATWATLIYSQLRMRQAALRGELERPSYRMPGAPYTNWATLAFLVLVVVLMGFSDGAEKIAFYSIPAIVVVLVLGWRFVSRRRPADAEV, from the coding sequence ATGGATTCCACAGTGGTCACCGAGAAGGGTGACAACTACACCAAGGCACTCGGCAAACGCCAAGTGCAGATGATCGCGATCGGCGGCGCGATCGGCGTCGGGCTGTTCCTCGGCGCGGGCGGCAAGCTCCACACGGTCGGCCCGTCGCTGGTCTTTTCGTACGCGATCTGCGGCATCGCCGCGTATTTCGTCATGCGGGCCCTGGGCGAGCTGGTCATGCACCGGCAGTCCTCCGGCAGCTTCGTCACCTACGCCCGCGAGTTCATCGGGCCGTGGGCCGGCTTCGTCTCCGGCTGGATGTACTGGCTGAACTGGGCGATGACCGGGATCGCGGAGATCACCGCGGTCGCGATCTACGTGCACAAGTGGCTGCCCGACCTGCCGCAGTGGATCACCGCGCTGGTCGCGCTGGGCGTGCTGATGGCGGTGAACCTGCTCAGCGTCAAGCTGTTCGGCGAGCTGGAGTTCTGGTTCTCCGTGGTCAAGGTGACCGCGATCGTGGTCTTCCTGGTCACCGCGCTCGGGCTGGTCTTCACTGGCGCGAACATCGGCGGCACCCCCGCCGGCGTGCACAACCTGACCGACCACGGCGGGTTCTTCCCGGCCGGCATCGGCATCGCGCTGATGACCCTGCAGGCCGTGATCTTCGCCTACTCCGCGATCGAGGTCGTCGGCATCGCCGCCGGCGAGACCAAGGACGCGGAGAAGGTGCTGCCGAAGGCCATCAACGGTGTGGTGTGGCGGATCGCCGTGTTCTACGTCGGCTCGGTGCTGATGCTCGCGATGCTGCTGCCCTGGCCGTTCTACAACGGCGACGAGAGCCCGTTCGTCACGGTCTTCTCGCGGCTGGGCATCGGCGGCATCGGCGACGTGATGAACGCCGTGGTGCTGACCGCCGCGCTGTCCTCGTGCAACTCCGGCCTCTACTCGACCGGCCGGATCCTGCGCGCGCTGGCCGAGAAGGGCGAGGCGCCCAAGTTCGTCGGCAAGATGAACAGCCGCCACGTGCCCTACGGCGGCATCCTGTTCACCTCGATCGCCTACGTGCTCGGCGTGGTGCTGAACTACATCGTCCCGTCGGAGGCGTTCGACATCGCGATCGCGGTCGCCTCGCTCGGCGTGGTCGCCACCTGGGCCACGCTGATCTACTCGCAGCTGCGGATGCGCCAGGCCGCGCTGCGCGGCGAGCTGGAGCGGCCGAGCTACCGGATGCCCGGCGCGCCCTACACGAACTGGGCCACGCTCGCGTTCCTCGTGCTGGTGGTCGTGCTGATGGGCTTCTCCGACGGCGCCGAGAAGATCGCGTTCTACTCGATCCCGGCGATCGTGGTCGTGCTCGTGCTCGGCTGGCGGTTCGTGTCGCGCCGCCGCCCGGCCGACGCCGAGGTCTGA
- a CDS encoding catalase, with protein sequence MPSGVVADLTTAAHLRGEPVRATVRFSHADTNPHLPDADRAVRGFATKFHLPGGGTTDLVTINLDRFIASTPEDFLHLLKAAGPDPETGTPDLAKVQAHVAAHPSAGPALAAAAKLPTPRSYARDDLLGRARLPLARVRRRRPARALPLGAGGGGGRAR encoded by the coding sequence GTGCCGTCCGGCGTCGTCGCCGACCTGACCACGGCGGCGCACCTGCGGGGCGAGCCGGTCCGGGCGACCGTGCGGTTCTCCCACGCCGACACCAACCCGCACCTGCCCGACGCCGACCGGGCCGTGCGCGGCTTCGCCACCAAGTTCCACCTGCCCGGCGGCGGCACCACCGACCTCGTCACGATCAACCTCGACCGGTTCATCGCCTCGACGCCGGAGGACTTCCTGCACCTGCTGAAGGCCGCCGGGCCGGACCCGGAGACCGGCACGCCCGACCTGGCCAAGGTGCAGGCGCACGTCGCCGCGCACCCGAGCGCCGGCCCGGCCCTCGCGGCCGCCGCGAAGCTGCCGACGCCGCGGAGCTACGCCCGCGACGACCTACTGGGCCGTGCACGCCTTCCTCTGGCGCGGGTCCGACGGCGTCGGCCGGCCCGTGCGCTACCGCTGGGAGCCGGTGGCGGGGGAGGCCGTGCTCGGTGA
- a CDS encoding threonine synthase, protein MDYVDARSDRRYPLDPLRWRGDDGAPLSVEPMPGITRADVDTATRSLWRYRAALPGGIRRPISPGEGCTPLVELPWRGHGTRFKLEWFSPTGSFKDRGSSVLLSVLAEAGVTSVLEDSSGNGGSSVSAYAAAAGIAATILAPESTSPAKVLQSRAYGAKVELVPGTRDDTAAEALRRSGETTYASHNWHPFFLQGTKTLAYELWEDLGFTAPDNVVTVAGAGSIVLGCDLGFGELLAAGAIAKRPRLLVAQPANCGPIDAAFRGAAPRPFAPTIAEGTAIREPVRLPEVLAAIRRSGGTTVAIGEDEIAGATRGLAAIGLYAEPTSATAAAAVDVFRARGVIAPGETTVVVLTGSGLKAATTMDRLV, encoded by the coding sequence GTGGATTACGTCGACGCGCGCTCCGATCGCCGCTATCCCCTCGACCCGCTGCGCTGGCGCGGCGACGACGGCGCGCCGCTGAGCGTCGAGCCGATGCCCGGGATCACGCGGGCGGACGTGGACACCGCCACGAGGTCGCTGTGGCGGTACCGCGCGGCGCTGCCCGGCGGCATCCGGCGCCCGATCTCGCCCGGCGAGGGCTGCACTCCCCTGGTCGAGCTGCCGTGGCGCGGGCACGGCACCCGGTTCAAGCTCGAGTGGTTCAGCCCCACCGGGAGCTTCAAGGACCGCGGCAGCAGCGTGCTGCTGTCCGTCCTCGCGGAGGCCGGGGTGACCTCGGTGCTGGAGGACAGCTCCGGCAACGGCGGCTCGTCGGTCTCGGCCTACGCCGCCGCGGCCGGGATCGCGGCGACGATCCTCGCGCCGGAGTCGACGTCGCCCGCGAAGGTGCTGCAGAGCCGTGCGTACGGCGCGAAGGTCGAGCTGGTGCCGGGCACCCGCGACGACACCGCGGCCGAAGCGCTGCGCCGGTCCGGCGAGACCACGTACGCGAGCCACAACTGGCACCCGTTCTTCTTACAGGGCACCAAAACCCTCGCCTACGAGCTGTGGGAGGACCTCGGCTTCACCGCACCGGACAACGTCGTCACCGTCGCCGGCGCGGGCAGCATCGTGCTCGGCTGCGACCTCGGCTTCGGTGAGCTGCTCGCCGCCGGCGCCATCGCGAAACGGCCGCGCCTGCTCGTCGCCCAGCCGGCCAACTGCGGGCCGATCGACGCGGCCTTCCGCGGCGCCGCGCCCCGGCCGTTCGCGCCGACGATCGCCGAGGGCACCGCGATCCGCGAGCCCGTCCGGCTGCCCGAGGTGCTCGCCGCGATCCGGCGGTCGGGCGGCACCACCGTCGCGATCGGTGAGGACGAGATCGCCGGTGCCACGCGCGGGCTCGCCGCCATCGGCCTCTACGCGGAGCCGACCAGCGCCACGGCCGCCGCCGCGGTCGACGTCTTCCGCGCCCGCGGGGTGATCGCGCCCGGCGAGACGACCGTCGTCGTCCTCACCGGCTCCGGGCTCAAGGCCGCGACGACGATGGACCGGCTCGTCTGA
- a CDS encoding MDR family MFS transporter — translation MTATAEVTQEPVPAGAGMSRRKINAVFGAVLLGMLLAALDQTIVGTALPTIVGDLGGAGHLSWVVTAYLLAETIMTVVIGKLGDLFGRKLMFQLSVLIFGVGSFFCGFADSMTWLIIWRAVQGLGGGGLMVTSTALIADVVPLRERGKYQGALGSVFGVVTVAGPMLGGFFVDHLSWRWAFYVNIPLVVVVLVVATAVMPNARAVVKPVIDYLGILLIGLAATGLTLVTSWGGTTYPWGSVTIIGMAIGSLVLLGLFVLVELRAKEPMLPMRLFRNPVFTVGGIMSFVVGFAMLGALSYLPTYMQYVQGVSATSSGVRLLPMVLALLFASILSGNLVSKTGRYKIFPMLGAIGMTAGLYLLSRLGPHTGFWESALYMAVLGLGIGLGMQVLTIAVQNTVDYRDLGVATSGVTFLRSIGSSFGAAIFGTVYANQLAPNVGKALAAHPLPPGVDPRAVQVPQALHQLPASVAEPVIGAYSQSLHVVFLSAAPVGLVALVLSFFLKEMPLRDTSRAAAPDLGDGFGMPEARDHDRELERAISTLFFRERRKVAPAIAERSGAELDHGGLWCLVQVHLRQRRGEPATLTAIGEHYSVPAQVLEPAFARLELTGYLSYSGGGWALTESGEREFGKLVRAWKDWIAERLADWGPGGREELDAAIGRVAARMLDQSRDSERGGRHALV, via the coding sequence ATGACGGCGACCGCTGAGGTCACACAGGAGCCGGTGCCGGCGGGCGCCGGGATGTCACGGCGGAAGATCAACGCGGTGTTCGGCGCGGTTTTGCTGGGCATGCTGCTCGCGGCGCTGGACCAGACCATCGTGGGCACCGCGCTGCCCACCATCGTCGGGGACCTCGGCGGGGCCGGGCACCTGTCCTGGGTGGTCACGGCGTACCTGCTGGCCGAGACGATCATGACGGTGGTCATCGGCAAGCTGGGCGACCTGTTCGGGCGCAAGCTGATGTTCCAGCTGTCCGTGCTGATCTTCGGCGTCGGGTCGTTCTTCTGCGGGTTCGCCGACAGCATGACGTGGCTGATCATCTGGCGGGCGGTGCAGGGCCTCGGCGGCGGCGGGCTGATGGTCACCTCGACCGCGCTGATCGCCGACGTCGTGCCGCTGCGCGAGCGCGGCAAGTACCAGGGCGCGCTCGGCTCCGTCTTCGGCGTCGTCACCGTCGCCGGGCCGATGCTGGGCGGCTTCTTCGTCGACCACCTGTCGTGGCGGTGGGCGTTCTACGTCAACATCCCGCTGGTCGTCGTGGTGCTGGTGGTCGCCACGGCGGTGATGCCGAACGCGCGCGCCGTGGTCAAACCGGTGATCGACTACCTCGGCATCCTGCTGATCGGCCTGGCCGCGACCGGGCTGACGCTGGTCACCAGCTGGGGCGGCACCACGTACCCGTGGGGCTCGGTGACGATCATCGGCATGGCCATCGGCTCGCTGGTGCTGCTGGGCCTGTTCGTGCTCGTGGAGCTACGGGCGAAGGAACCGATGCTGCCGATGCGGCTGTTCCGGAACCCGGTGTTCACCGTCGGCGGGATCATGAGCTTCGTCGTCGGCTTCGCCATGCTGGGCGCCCTGTCCTATCTGCCCACCTACATGCAGTACGTCCAGGGCGTGTCGGCCACCTCGTCCGGCGTGCGGCTGCTGCCGATGGTGCTCGCCCTGCTGTTCGCCTCGATCCTGTCCGGCAACCTGGTGAGTAAAACGGGGCGGTACAAGATCTTCCCGATGCTCGGCGCCATCGGCATGACGGCCGGGCTCTACCTGCTCTCGCGCCTCGGCCCGCACACCGGCTTCTGGGAGTCGGCGCTGTACATGGCCGTGCTGGGGCTGGGGATCGGGCTCGGCATGCAGGTGCTGACCATCGCCGTGCAGAACACGGTGGACTACCGCGACCTCGGCGTCGCCACGTCCGGGGTGACGTTCCTGCGGTCCATCGGCAGCTCGTTCGGCGCCGCGATCTTCGGCACGGTGTACGCGAACCAGCTCGCGCCGAACGTCGGGAAGGCGCTCGCCGCGCACCCGCTGCCACCCGGGGTCGACCCGCGGGCAGTGCAGGTGCCCCAGGCGCTGCACCAGTTGCCGGCGAGCGTGGCGGAACCGGTGATCGGGGCGTACAGCCAGTCGCTGCACGTCGTGTTCCTCTCCGCCGCGCCGGTCGGGCTCGTGGCGCTGGTGCTCTCGTTCTTCCTCAAGGAGATGCCGCTGCGGGACACCTCGCGCGCGGCCGCGCCGGACCTCGGCGACGGCTTCGGCATGCCCGAGGCGCGCGACCACGACCGCGAGCTGGAACGCGCGATCTCGACGCTGTTCTTCCGCGAGCGGCGGAAGGTCGCGCCCGCCATCGCCGAGCGCTCCGGCGCGGAGCTGGACCACGGCGGGCTGTGGTGCCTCGTGCAGGTCCACCTGCGCCAGCGCCGCGGCGAACCGGCCACGCTGACGGCGATCGGCGAGCACTACAGCGTGCCCGCGCAGGTCCTCGAGCCGGCGTTCGCGCGGCTGGAGCTGACCGGCTACCTGAGCTACTCCGGCGGCGGCTGGGCGCTCACCGAGAGCGGCGAGCGGGAGTTCGGCAAGCTCGTGCGCGCGTGGAAGGACTGGATCGCCGAGCGGCTCGCGGACTGGGGCCCCGGCGGCCGGGAGGAGCTCGACGCGGCGATCGGCCGGGTCGCGGCCCGGATGCTCGACCAGAGCCGCGACAGCGAGCGCGGCGGGCGTCACGCGCTGGTGTGA
- the ligD gene encoding non-homologous end-joining DNA ligase has protein sequence MAKDSAVELEVGDRTVRVSSPDRVYFPARGETKLDLVRYYLSVGDGIVRALRERPCMLHRFPSGVAGQKVHQKRVPNGAPPWLETVRVHFPRYGRHADELCVTELAHVVWAVQMSTVEFHPWNSRRADTEQPDEWRIDLDPMPECGFDTVRRVAHVTHEVLDELGAVGWPKTSGGSGLHIYVRIEPRWGFAEVRRAALAFAREVERRAPDEVTTTWWRKDRDPKKLFVDYNQNARDHTIASAYSVRGVPEATVSTPIRWDEVDDVEPRECTIATVPARFAELGDLHAGIDDTAYSLDTLLEWADRDGLEAEES, from the coding sequence ATGGCCAAAGACTCGGCGGTGGAGCTCGAGGTCGGGGACCGGACGGTGCGCGTCTCGAGCCCGGACCGGGTGTACTTCCCGGCGCGCGGCGAGACGAAGCTCGACCTCGTCCGGTACTACCTCTCCGTCGGGGACGGGATCGTCCGCGCGCTGCGGGAGCGGCCGTGCATGCTGCACCGGTTCCCGTCCGGCGTCGCGGGGCAGAAGGTGCACCAGAAGCGGGTGCCGAACGGCGCGCCGCCGTGGCTGGAGACCGTGCGCGTGCACTTCCCGCGCTACGGCCGGCACGCCGACGAGCTGTGCGTGACCGAGCTGGCCCACGTGGTGTGGGCGGTGCAGATGTCCACTGTGGAGTTCCATCCGTGGAACTCGCGCCGGGCCGACACGGAGCAGCCGGACGAGTGGCGGATCGACCTCGACCCGATGCCGGAGTGCGGGTTCGACACGGTCCGCCGGGTCGCGCACGTGACGCACGAGGTCCTCGACGAGCTCGGCGCCGTGGGCTGGCCCAAGACCTCCGGTGGCAGCGGGCTGCACATCTACGTGCGGATCGAGCCGCGGTGGGGCTTCGCCGAGGTGCGCCGCGCCGCGCTGGCGTTCGCGCGCGAGGTGGAGCGGCGCGCGCCCGACGAGGTGACCACGACCTGGTGGCGCAAGGACCGTGACCCGAAGAAGCTGTTCGTGGACTACAACCAGAACGCCCGCGACCACACGATCGCCAGCGCGTACTCGGTGCGCGGCGTGCCCGAGGCGACGGTCTCGACGCCGATCCGCTGGGACGAGGTCGACGACGTCGAACCGCGCGAGTGCACCATCGCGACGGTGCCCGCGCGGTTCGCCGAGCTGGGCGACCTGCACGCGGGCATCGACGACACGGCGTACTCCCTGGACACCCTGCTGGAGTGGGCGGACCGCGACGGGCTGGAAGCCGAAGAGTCCTGA